A window of Streptomyces sp. SAI-127 contains these coding sequences:
- a CDS encoding maleylpyruvate isomerase family mycothiol-dependent enzyme gives MPTARKRARAYDPAKIRTAVQAQLGNVREAVRTLTPEQLALRTRLGEWTVRELVAHIGMAVTAVHRALDRPAPARQDAVLLDWPFATSASSAAIADFTRGLAEQHPDLDAYLTDVDRTLTELLDTHPGTRLLETNAGALPLADYLVTRTVELVVHTDDLSAAVAGLDIPYDRQALAACTRLLADALAAKAPGGSTEVRVPPYAVVQCVEGPKHTRGTPPNVVETDPLTWIRLATGRLTWKDALDAAQVSASGERADLGGLLPVMS, from the coding sequence ATGCCCACGGCCAGGAAGCGCGCCCGCGCCTACGACCCCGCCAAGATCCGCACGGCCGTTCAGGCCCAGCTCGGGAACGTACGGGAGGCCGTACGGACCCTGACCCCCGAGCAACTGGCGCTGCGGACGCGGCTGGGTGAGTGGACCGTACGGGAGCTGGTCGCGCACATCGGGATGGCGGTCACGGCCGTCCACCGGGCCCTGGACCGGCCCGCGCCCGCGCGTCAGGACGCCGTGCTGCTCGACTGGCCGTTCGCCACCTCCGCCAGCTCCGCCGCCATCGCCGACTTCACCCGGGGCCTGGCCGAGCAGCACCCCGACCTCGACGCCTACCTCACCGACGTCGACCGGACCCTGACCGAGCTGCTGGACACCCACCCGGGCACCCGGCTCCTGGAGACCAACGCCGGCGCGCTGCCCCTCGCCGACTACCTGGTCACCCGCACCGTCGAACTCGTCGTCCACACCGACGACCTGAGCGCCGCCGTCGCCGGCCTCGACATCCCCTACGACCGTCAGGCCCTCGCCGCCTGCACGCGCCTCCTCGCCGACGCCCTCGCCGCGAAGGCGCCCGGCGGTTCGACCGAGGTGCGGGTGCCGCCGTACGCCGTCGTGCAATGCGTCGAGGGGCCGAAGCACACCCGCGGCACCCCGCCGAACGTCGTCGAGACCGACCCGCTGACCTGGATCCGGCTCGCCACCGGGCGGCTGACCTGGAAGGACGCACTCGACGCGGCCCAGGTAAGCGCGAGCGGGGAACGGGCGGACCTGGGCGGACTGCTGCCGGTCATGAGCTGA
- a CDS encoding META domain-containing protein: protein MKRTTYAKYAAAALAGTTVLAACGTETVGTRTDDVSTIADTSWVPQKVTVDGKDYVLPEKGAPRNAHITFKPGAAEPEVDGGKSGGSVGCNSIGADVDIQGDTVKVSDLVRTLMGCQGAVGTFEEKFVGVFDNDLKAELEGRSGARTLTLTSPQNDTITLREKKAPALKGTRWSLGENAYLTLTKNNTVTGSLGCNTFNGRATVKDGTIAFGRLATTRMMCSGPVMKAERELAEILSGKVSYQQELDSLKITGASGESVTAHAE, encoded by the coding sequence ATGAAGCGGACGACATACGCCAAGTACGCGGCCGCAGCCCTGGCCGGGACCACCGTCCTGGCCGCCTGTGGCACGGAGACCGTGGGGACCAGGACCGACGACGTCTCCACGATCGCGGACACCTCCTGGGTGCCCCAGAAGGTCACCGTCGACGGCAAGGACTACGTCCTGCCCGAGAAGGGTGCTCCCAGGAACGCTCACATCACGTTCAAGCCCGGCGCCGCCGAACCGGAGGTCGACGGCGGCAAGTCCGGGGGTTCCGTGGGCTGCAACAGCATCGGCGCCGATGTGGACATCCAGGGCGACACCGTGAAGGTCTCCGACCTCGTCAGGACACTCATGGGCTGCCAAGGAGCGGTGGGGACTTTCGAGGAGAAGTTCGTCGGCGTCTTCGACAACGACCTCAAGGCCGAGCTGGAGGGGCGGTCAGGTGCCAGGACCCTCACGCTGACCAGCCCGCAGAACGACACCATCACCCTGCGCGAGAAGAAGGCCCCCGCCCTCAAGGGCACTCGCTGGTCCCTCGGCGAGAACGCCTACCTCACCCTCACCAAGAACAACACCGTCACCGGCAGCCTCGGCTGCAACACCTTCAACGGCAGGGCCACCGTCAAGGACGGCACCATCGCGTTCGGGCGCCTCGCGACCACACGCATGATGTGCTCGGGCCCGGTGATGAAGGCCGAGCGCGAACTCGCCGAAATCCTCTCCGGCAAGGTCTCCTACCAGCAGGAACTTGATTCCCTGAAGATCACGGGCGCCTCCGGCGAGAGCGTTACGGCCCACGCGGAGTAA
- the purF gene encoding amidophosphoribosyltransferase — MPRGDGRLNHDLLPGEKGPQDACGVFGVWAPGEEVAKLSYFGLYALQHRGQESAGIAVSNGSQILVFKDMGLVSQVFDETSLGSLQGHIAVGHARYSTTGASVWENAQPTFRATAHGSIALGHNGNLVNTAQLAEMVADLPKQEGRSPRVAATNDTDLLTALLAAQVDADGKPLTIEEAAPVVLPQVQGAFSLVFMNEHTLYAARDPQGIRPLVLGRLERGWVVASESAALDICGASYVREIEPGEFVAIDENGLRTSRFAEAKPKGCVFEYVYLARPDTDIAGRNVYLSRVEMGRKLAKEAPVEADLVIATPESGTPAAIGYAEASGIPFGAGLVKNAYVGRTFIQPSQTIRQLGIRLKLNPLKEVIKGKRLVVVDDSIVRGNTQRALVRMLREAGAAEVHIRISSPPVKWPCFFGIDFATRAELIANGMTIDEIGTSLGADSLAYISIDGMIEATTIAKPNLCRACFDGEYPMELPDPELLGKQLLETELAAGPAATAAADAIRRP; from the coding sequence GTGCCACGTGGTGACGGACGACTCAACCACGACCTGCTCCCCGGTGAGAAGGGCCCCCAGGACGCTTGCGGCGTCTTCGGTGTCTGGGCTCCGGGCGAAGAGGTCGCCAAGCTCTCCTACTTCGGGCTCTACGCCCTCCAGCATCGGGGCCAGGAATCCGCGGGAATCGCGGTCAGTAACGGCTCCCAGATCCTCGTCTTCAAGGACATGGGCCTCGTTTCCCAGGTCTTCGACGAGACCTCGCTCGGTTCGCTCCAGGGTCATATCGCGGTCGGTCACGCCCGCTACTCGACCACCGGTGCCTCCGTGTGGGAGAACGCCCAGCCGACGTTCCGTGCCACCGCGCACGGCTCCATCGCGCTCGGCCACAACGGCAACCTGGTCAACACGGCGCAGCTCGCCGAGATGGTCGCCGACCTGCCCAAGCAGGAGGGCCGCAGCCCGCGTGTGGCCGCCACCAACGACACCGACCTGCTCACCGCGCTCCTCGCGGCCCAGGTCGACGCGGACGGCAAGCCGCTGACCATCGAGGAGGCCGCTCCCGTGGTCCTCCCCCAGGTCCAGGGCGCCTTCTCGCTCGTCTTCATGAACGAGCACACCCTCTACGCCGCCCGCGACCCGCAGGGCATCCGCCCGCTGGTCCTCGGCCGCCTGGAGCGCGGCTGGGTCGTCGCCTCCGAGTCCGCCGCCCTCGACATCTGCGGCGCGAGCTACGTCCGCGAGATCGAGCCGGGCGAGTTCGTCGCCATCGACGAGAACGGCCTGCGCACCTCCCGATTCGCGGAAGCGAAGCCCAAGGGCTGTGTCTTCGAGTACGTCTATCTGGCGCGCCCCGACACCGACATCGCGGGCCGGAACGTGTACCTCTCCCGCGTGGAGATGGGCCGCAAGCTCGCCAAGGAAGCGCCCGTCGAGGCCGACCTGGTCATAGCGACCCCGGAATCCGGCACCCCGGCGGCCATCGGCTACGCGGAAGCCTCCGGCATCCCCTTCGGTGCGGGCCTGGTGAAGAACGCCTACGTCGGCCGTACGTTCATCCAGCCCTCCCAGACCATTCGCCAGCTCGGCATCCGCCTGAAGCTGAACCCGCTCAAGGAAGTCATCAAGGGCAAGCGTCTGGTCGTCGTCGACGACTCGATCGTCCGCGGCAACACCCAGCGCGCCCTGGTCCGCATGCTCCGCGAGGCGGGCGCCGCCGAGGTCCACATCCGGATCTCCTCGCCCCCCGTGAAGTGGCCCTGCTTCTTCGGCATCGACTTCGCCACCCGCGCCGAGCTCATCGCCAACGGCATGACCATCGACGAGATCGGCACCTCACTCGGCGCCGACTCCCTGGCGTACATCTCCATCGACGGCATGATCGAGGCGACCACCATCGCCAAGCCGAACCTCTGCCGCGCCTGCTTCGACGGCGAGTACCCGATGGAGCTCCCGGACCCCGAGCTGCTCGGCAAGCAGCTCCTGGAGACCGAGCTGGCCGCAGGGCCCGCCGCCACGGCCGCGGCCGACGCGATCCGTCGCCCGTAG
- the purM gene encoding phosphoribosylformylglycinamidine cyclo-ligase: protein MSETTGASYAAAGVDIEAGDRAVELMKEWVKKTQRPEVLGGLGGFAGLFDASALKRFERPLLASATDGVGTKVDIARQLGVYDTIGHDLVAMVMDDIVVCGAEPLFMTDYICVGKVHPERVAAIVKGIAEGCVLAGCALVGGETAEHPGLLGPDDFDVAGAGTGVVEADRLLGADRIRKGDAVIAMAASGLHSNGYSLVRHVLLNQAGLALDARIDELGRTLGEELLEPTKIYSLDCLALIRTAEVHAFSHVTGGGLAANLARVIPDGLHAVVDRTSWTPGPIFDLVGRTGQVERLELEKTLNMGVGMIAIVPEESADVALATLADRGVESWVAGEITDRGDHTTGAELVGDYA from the coding sequence ATGTCTGAGACAACTGGTGCCAGCTACGCAGCCGCGGGCGTCGACATCGAGGCGGGCGACCGCGCCGTAGAACTGATGAAGGAGTGGGTGAAGAAGACCCAGCGACCCGAGGTCCTCGGCGGCCTCGGCGGTTTCGCCGGACTCTTCGACGCCTCCGCCCTCAAGCGCTTCGAGCGTCCCCTGCTCGCCTCCGCCACCGACGGCGTCGGCACCAAGGTCGACATCGCGCGCCAGCTGGGCGTCTACGACACCATCGGCCACGACCTGGTCGCGATGGTCATGGACGACATCGTGGTGTGCGGTGCCGAGCCGCTGTTCATGACCGACTACATCTGTGTCGGCAAGGTCCACCCCGAGCGCGTCGCCGCGATCGTCAAGGGCATCGCCGAGGGCTGTGTGCTCGCCGGCTGCGCCCTGGTGGGCGGCGAGACGGCCGAGCACCCGGGTCTGCTCGGCCCGGACGACTTCGACGTCGCCGGCGCCGGTACGGGCGTCGTGGAGGCCGACCGGCTGCTCGGCGCGGATCGCATCCGTAAGGGTGACGCGGTCATCGCCATGGCGGCCTCGGGTCTTCACTCGAACGGGTACTCGCTCGTGCGGCATGTGCTCCTGAACCAGGCGGGCCTCGCCCTGGACGCCCGGATCGACGAGCTCGGCCGCACGCTCGGTGAGGAACTCCTGGAGCCCACCAAGATCTACTCCCTGGACTGCCTGGCCCTGATCCGCACGGCCGAGGTGCACGCCTTCTCGCACGTCACCGGCGGCGGTCTGGCGGCCAACCTGGCCCGTGTGATCCCCGACGGCCTGCACGCCGTCGTGGACCGCACCAGCTGGACACCGGGCCCGATCTTCGACCTCGTCGGCAGGACGGGTCAGGTCGAGCGCCTGGAGCTGGAGAAGACCCTGAACATGGGCGTCGGCATGATCGCGATCGTGCCCGAGGAGTCGGCGGACGTCGCCCTGGCCACCCTGGCCGACCGCGGGGTCGAGTCATGGGTCGCGGGCGAGATCACGGACCGCGGTGACCACACCACGGGCGCCGAACTCGTCGGTGACTACGCCTAG
- a CDS encoding DUF3073 domain-containing protein, producing the protein MGRGRAKAKQTKVARQLKYSSGGTDLSRLANELGASTSSQPPNGEPFEDDEEDDPYAQYADLYNDDEDEDDESGPASQRRGA; encoded by the coding sequence ATGGGGCGCGGCCGGGCAAAGGCCAAGCAGACGAAGGTCGCCCGCCAGCTGAAGTACAGCAGCGGCGGGACTGACCTCTCGCGTCTGGCCAATGAGCTGGGCGCTTCGACTTCGAGTCAGCCGCCGAATGGCGAGCCGTTCGAGGACGACGAGGAAGACGACCCGTACGCCCAGTACGCGGATCTCTACAACGATGACGAGGACGAGGACGACGAGTCCGGTCCTGCGTCTCAACGCCGCGGAGCTTGA
- a CDS encoding Glu/Leu/Phe/Val dehydrogenase dimerization domain-containing protein, which yields MTDVTGAAADVLHTLFHSDQGGHEQVVLCQDRKSGLKAVIALHSTALGPALGGTRFYPYASEQEAVADALNLARGMSYKNAMAGLDHGGGKAVIIGDPERDKSEELLLAYGRFVASLGGRYVTACDVGTYVADMDVVARECRWTTGRSPESGGAGDSSVLTAFGVYQGMRASAQHLWGDPSLRDRRIGVAGVGKVGHHLVEHLLEEGAEVLITDVRQEAVERIAGRHPSVCPVADTDTLIRTEGLDIYAPCALGGALNDVSVPALTARIVCGAANNQLEHPGVEKDLADRGILYAPDYVVNAGGVIQVADELHGFDFDRCRAKAAKIFDTTLAIFARAKEDGIPPAAAADRIAEQRMHEAARKPVR from the coding sequence GTGACCGACGTAACCGGCGCCGCTGCCGACGTGCTGCACACCCTGTTCCACTCGGACCAGGGCGGTCATGAGCAGGTCGTGCTCTGCCAGGACCGCAAGAGCGGCCTCAAGGCCGTCATCGCCCTCCACTCCACCGCGCTCGGCCCCGCCCTCGGCGGGACGCGCTTCTACCCGTACGCGAGCGAGCAGGAGGCCGTCGCCGACGCGCTGAACCTCGCGCGCGGAATGTCGTACAAGAACGCCATGGCCGGGCTCGACCACGGCGGCGGCAAGGCCGTGATCATCGGCGACCCTGAGCGCGACAAGAGCGAGGAACTGCTTCTCGCCTACGGCCGCTTCGTGGCCTCGCTCGGCGGCCGCTACGTCACCGCGTGCGACGTCGGCACCTACGTCGCCGACATGGACGTCGTCGCACGCGAGTGCCGCTGGACCACCGGCCGCTCCCCCGAGAGCGGCGGTGCCGGCGACTCCTCCGTCCTCACCGCCTTCGGCGTCTACCAGGGCATGCGGGCCAGCGCACAGCACCTGTGGGGCGATCCCTCGCTGCGCGACCGCAGGATCGGCGTCGCGGGCGTCGGCAAGGTCGGGCACCACCTGGTGGAGCACCTCCTCGAGGAGGGCGCCGAGGTCCTGATCACGGACGTACGCCAGGAGGCCGTGGAGCGGATCGCCGGCCGGCACCCCTCCGTCTGCCCCGTGGCCGACACCGACACGCTGATCCGCACCGAGGGTCTCGACATCTACGCCCCCTGCGCGCTCGGCGGAGCCCTGAACGACGTCTCCGTGCCGGCGCTGACCGCGAGGATCGTCTGCGGCGCCGCCAACAACCAGCTCGAGCACCCGGGCGTGGAGAAGGACCTCGCCGACCGCGGGATCCTCTACGCGCCGGATTACGTGGTGAACGCCGGCGGGGTCATCCAGGTCGCCGACGAACTGCACGGGTTCGACTTCGACCGGTGCCGGGCGAAGGCCGCGAAGATCTTCGACACCACTCTGGCGATCTTCGCACGTGCGAAGGAGGACGGGATTCCGCCGGCCGCGGCGGCCGACCGGATCGCCGAGCAGCGGATGCACGAGGCGGCCAGGAAACCGGTGCGCTGA
- the bldC gene encoding developmental transcriptional regulator BldC has protein sequence MTARTPDAEPLLTPAEVATMFRVDPKTVTRWAKAGKLTSIRTLGGHRRYREAEVRALLAGIPQQRSEA, from the coding sequence ATGACCGCTCGCACCCCTGATGCCGAGCCGCTGCTGACCCCGGCTGAGGTCGCCACGATGTTCCGCGTGGACCCGAAGACGGTCACGCGGTGGGCGAAGGCCGGCAAGCTCACGTCGATCCGTACGCTCGGCGGGCACCGCCGTTACCGCGAGGCCGAGGTCCGCGCTCTGCTCGCGGGCATCCCGCAGCAGCGCAGCGAGGCCTGA
- a CDS encoding DUF6274 family protein, translated as MAATARHETRALLRAHLAAASSYRHLTRHCPICHRLLRLAMDSAPPTVTAPAPDEAVEDESPSPA; from the coding sequence ATGGCGGCAACGGCCAGGCACGAGACGCGGGCACTGCTGCGCGCACACCTGGCGGCCGCGTCGTCGTACCGGCATCTGACCCGCCACTGCCCGATCTGCCACCGCCTGTTGCGGCTGGCGATGGACTCCGCTCCACCGACCGTCACGGCCCCGGCCCCGGACGAGGCCGTGGAGGACGAAAGCCCCTCCCCGGCGTGA
- the hrpA gene encoding ATP-dependent RNA helicase HrpA yields the protein MSTHPAPAPGPPAFGDLAARLTELSLRDAHRLGRRLEGARRIRKPEARAAVLSEIEAEVGKGEERVSARRARVPAVSYPEQLPVSQKKDDIAAAIRDHQVVIVAGETGSGKTTQIPKICLELGRGVKGMIGHTQPRRIAARTVAERVAEELDTPLGEAVGWKVRFTDQVNQDATFVKLMTDGILLAEIQTDRELRAYDTIIIDEAHERSLNIDFLLGYLAQLLPKRPDLKVVITSATIDPERFSRHFGDAPIVEVSGRTYPVEVRYRPLLEEDSDDSDRDQITAICDAVEELQGEGKGDILVFLSGEREIRDTADALVKKNYPRAGGANGQGTEVLPLYARLSHAEQHRVFQQHTGRRIVLATNVAETSLTVPGIKYVIDPGFARISRYSHRTKVQRLPIEPVSQASANQRKGRCGRTSDGVCIRLYSEEDFNGRPEFTDAEILRTNLASVILQMTAAGLGDIEKFPFIDPPDHRNIRDGVQLLQELGALDPAQKDVRKRLTDTGRKLAQLPVDPRLARMVLEADKNGCVREVMVIAAALSIQDPRERPADKQTQADQQHARFKDETSDFLAYLNLWRYVREQQKERGSSSFRRMCKQEYLNFLRIREWQDIYSQLRTVAKQMGIHLNEDDAPDQSVHVSLLAGLLSHIGMKDVKDGNKNEYLGARSAKFAIFPGSALFKKQPRFVMSAELVETSRLWARVNAKIEPEWVEPLAEHLLKRTYSEPHWEKDQAAVMAYEKVTLYGVPIVAQRKVNYGRIDPESSRELFIRNALVEGDWRTHHKFFADNRKLLSEVEELEHRARRRDIVVDDDTLFDFYDQRVPEHVVSGAHFDSWWKRKRHEQEDYLDFERAMLIRESAEAVTKADYPDSWRQGPLKFRVTYQFEPGADADGVTVHIPLQVLNQVTDEGFDWQIPGLREELVTELIRSLPKPIRRNYVPAPNFARRFLDTAVPLQEPLTVTMARELKRMVGVPFDAEDFDWTRVPEHLRITFRIVDERRRNLAEDKDLEALRLKLRPKARQALSQAAAATASREGGESLERKGLTDWTIGTLTRVFETRRAGQPVKAYPALVDDGDTVSVRLFDTEAEQAEAMWKGTRRLIVRNIPVSPAKFASEKLTNPQKLALSSNPHGSIQALFDDCATAAADKLIGDFGGPAWDEESYRKLYDKVRAEIVDTTVRTVGQVQQVLAAWQACERRLKGVRSPALLANLADVRAQLDALVKPGFVTATGLRRLPDLMRYLVAADRRLQQMPTNVQRDTTRMEKVHEMQDEYAWLLEQLPQGRPVPQQVLDVRWMIEELRVSYFAHALGTAYPISDKRIVKTIDTLAP from the coding sequence ATGTCTACGCACCCTGCCCCCGCCCCCGGTCCCCCCGCCTTCGGGGATCTCGCCGCCCGCCTGACCGAGCTGTCCCTGCGCGACGCGCACCGGCTCGGGCGCAGGCTCGAAGGCGCGCGCAGGATCCGCAAGCCGGAGGCGCGGGCCGCCGTGCTGTCCGAGATCGAGGCGGAGGTCGGCAAGGGCGAGGAGCGCGTGAGTGCGCGCCGTGCGCGCGTGCCCGCCGTGTCGTATCCCGAGCAGCTCCCGGTCAGCCAGAAGAAGGACGACATCGCGGCCGCCATCCGTGATCACCAGGTCGTGATCGTCGCCGGTGAGACGGGCTCCGGCAAGACGACCCAGATCCCGAAGATCTGCCTGGAGCTCGGCCGGGGCGTGAAGGGCATGATCGGGCACACCCAGCCCCGTCGTATCGCCGCCCGCACGGTCGCCGAGCGGGTCGCCGAGGAGCTGGACACCCCGCTCGGCGAGGCCGTCGGCTGGAAGGTGCGGTTCACCGACCAGGTGAACCAGGACGCGACCTTCGTGAAGCTGATGACGGACGGCATCCTGCTCGCCGAGATCCAGACCGACCGCGAGCTGCGCGCCTACGACACGATCATCATCGACGAGGCCCACGAGCGGTCCCTCAACATCGACTTCCTCCTCGGGTATCTGGCCCAGCTGCTGCCGAAGCGCCCCGACCTCAAGGTCGTCATCACCTCGGCGACCATCGACCCCGAGCGGTTCTCCCGGCACTTCGGTGACGCCCCGATCGTCGAGGTCAGCGGCCGGACGTATCCGGTGGAGGTGCGGTACCGCCCGCTCCTGGAAGAGGACTCGGACGACTCCGACCGCGACCAGATCACCGCGATCTGCGACGCTGTCGAGGAACTCCAGGGCGAGGGCAAGGGCGACATCCTCGTCTTCCTCTCCGGCGAGCGGGAGATCCGCGACACCGCGGACGCGCTGGTGAAGAAGAACTACCCCCGCGCCGGAGGCGCTAATGGGCAGGGCACCGAGGTCCTGCCCCTGTACGCCCGCCTCTCGCACGCCGAGCAGCACCGCGTCTTCCAGCAGCACACCGGGCGCAGGATCGTTCTGGCGACGAACGTCGCCGAGACCTCCCTCACCGTCCCGGGCATCAAGTACGTGATCGACCCCGGCTTCGCCCGGATCAGCCGCTACAGCCACCGCACCAAGGTCCAGCGGCTGCCCATCGAGCCGGTCTCGCAGGCCAGCGCCAACCAGCGCAAGGGCCGCTGCGGCCGTACGTCGGACGGCGTCTGCATCCGGCTGTACAGCGAAGAGGACTTCAACGGCAGGCCGGAGTTCACGGACGCCGAGATCCTGCGGACGAACCTCGCCTCCGTCATCCTCCAGATGACCGCGGCCGGCCTCGGCGACATCGAGAAGTTCCCGTTCATCGACCCGCCGGACCACCGCAATATCCGCGACGGCGTCCAACTCCTCCAGGAACTGGGCGCGTTGGACCCGGCGCAGAAGGACGTGCGCAAGCGGCTGACCGACACCGGCCGCAAGCTCGCCCAGCTGCCCGTCGATCCCCGCCTGGCCCGTATGGTCCTGGAGGCCGACAAGAACGGCTGTGTCCGCGAGGTCATGGTCATAGCCGCCGCGCTCTCCATCCAGGACCCGCGCGAACGCCCGGCCGACAAGCAGACCCAGGCCGACCAGCAGCACGCCCGCTTCAAGGACGAGACCAGCGACTTCCTCGCCTACCTCAACCTGTGGCGCTATGTCCGCGAGCAGCAGAAGGAGCGCGGCTCGTCGTCCTTCCGCCGGATGTGCAAGCAGGAGTACCTGAACTTCCTGCGCATCCGCGAGTGGCAGGACATCTACTCCCAACTGCGCACGGTCGCCAAGCAGATGGGCATCCATCTCAACGAGGACGACGCGCCCGACCAGAGCGTCCACGTCTCCCTCCTCGCCGGTCTGCTCTCGCACATCGGCATGAAGGACGTGAAGGACGGCAACAAGAACGAGTATCTCGGTGCCCGGAGCGCCAAGTTCGCGATCTTCCCGGGCTCGGCGCTCTTCAAGAAGCAGCCGCGGTTCGTCATGTCGGCGGAGCTGGTGGAGACCTCACGTCTCTGGGCGCGCGTCAACGCGAAGATCGAGCCGGAGTGGGTCGAGCCGCTCGCCGAGCACCTGCTGAAGCGGACGTACTCCGAACCGCACTGGGAGAAGGACCAGGCCGCGGTGATGGCGTACGAGAAGGTCACGCTGTACGGCGTGCCGATCGTCGCCCAGCGGAAGGTGAACTACGGCCGTATCGACCCGGAGTCGAGCCGTGAGCTCTTCATCCGCAACGCCCTGGTCGAGGGCGACTGGCGCACCCACCACAAGTTCTTCGCCGACAACCGCAAACTCCTCAGTGAGGTCGAGGAGTTGGAGCACCGGGCGCGGCGCCGGGACATCGTGGTCGACGACGACACGCTGTTCGACTTCTACGACCAGCGGGTGCCCGAACACGTGGTGTCCGGGGCGCACTTCGACTCGTGGTGGAAGCGCAAGCGCCACGAGCAGGAGGACTACCTCGACTTCGAGCGCGCGATGCTCATCCGGGAGTCGGCGGAGGCGGTCACGAAGGCCGACTACCCCGACTCGTGGCGGCAGGGGCCCTTGAAGTTCCGGGTGACGTACCAGTTCGAGCCGGGCGCGGACGCGGACGGTGTCACGGTCCACATCCCGCTCCAGGTCCTGAACCAGGTGACGGACGAGGGCTTCGACTGGCAGATCCCGGGTCTGCGGGAGGAGCTGGTGACGGAGCTGATCCGTTCCCTGCCCAAGCCGATCCGCCGCAACTACGTGCCGGCGCCGAACTTCGCGCGGCGGTTCCTGGATACGGCCGTCCCCCTCCAGGAGCCTTTGACGGTCACGATGGCCCGCGAGCTGAAGCGCATGGTCGGCGTGCCCTTCGACGCGGAGGACTTCGACTGGACGCGGGTCCCGGAGCATCTGCGGATCACCTTCCGGATCGTCGACGAGCGGCGCCGGAATCTGGCCGAGGACAAGGACCTGGAGGCGTTGCGGCTGAAGCTCAGGCCGAAGGCGCGCCAGGCCCTGTCCCAGGCGGCGGCCGCGACCGCGTCCCGCGAGGGCGGCGAGTCCTTGGAGCGCAAGGGCCTGACGGACTGGACGATCGGCACGCTCACGCGCGTCTTCGAGACCCGTCGCGCGGGCCAGCCGGTGAAGGCGTACCCGGCGCTGGTGGACGACGGCGACACCGTCTCGGTCCGGCTCTTCGACACGGAGGCGGAGCAGGCCGAGGCGATGTGGAAGGGCACGCGGCGGCTGATCGTGCGCAACATCCCGGTGAGTCCGGCGAAGTTCGCGTCCGAGAAGCTGACGAACCCCCAGAAGCTCGCCCTGTCGTCGAATCCGCACGGCTCGATCCAGGCGCTGTTCGACGACTGCGCCACCGCTGCGGCGGACAAGCTGATCGGGGACTTCGGGGGCCCGGCGTGGGACGAGGAGTCGTACCGGAAGCTGTACGACAAGGTGCGCGCCGAGATCGTCGACACCACGGTCCGTACGGTCGGGCAGGTGCAGCAGGTGCTCGCCGCCTGGCAGGCCTGTGAGCGGCGCCTGAAGGGCGTACGGAGCCCGGCGCTGCTGGCGAACCTGGCGGACGTGCGGGCGCAGCTGGACGCGTTGGTGAAGCCGGGGTTCGTGACGGCGACGGGATTGCGCCGGCTGCCCGACCTGATGCGTTACCTGGTCGCGGCGGACCGCCGTCTCCAGCAGATGCCGACGAACGTCCAGCGGGACACGACCCGTATGGAGAAGGTCCACGAGATGCAGGACGAGTACGCCTGGCTCCTGGAGCAGCTTCCGCAGGGCAGGCCCGTGCCTCAGCAGGTTCTGGACGTCCGCTGGATGATCGAGGAGCTGCGGGTCAGCTATTTCGCCCACGCGCTCGGCACGGCGTACCCGATCTCCGACAAGCGGATCGTGAAGACGATCGACACGCTCGCGCCGTGA